The following is a genomic window from Dehalogenimonas sp. 4OHTPN.
CCGAGCTTTCGGTCATGCTGCCGACCGAAGACCCTAACCAGTGGGCCGGCCAATACCTTAGATGTTACTCGGCTTACCGCGGCCTTATCTGCCGCGGCGACGGCGAGACGGCGGTGGCCAGGGTGAACACAAAGACGGGACAGATCGCCACCCATGAGGACCTTGAGACCGAGCTCAGGGAGATCGCCTGCGCCCCTAAGTCGTGCCACCATTACGAGACTGGACGTTGTAAGCGGGTGATGAACCTTCAGTTCCTTGTCCCCGACTGCCCCGGCATCGGCGTCTACCAGCTCGACACCGGCTCGTTTCATTCCATCGTCAACGTAAACTCAAGTCTCGACCTGATCAAGAGGGCTTGCGGGCGGCTGTCGATGATCCCGCTGTCGCTCAGGCTTATCGAGAAAGAGGTCGATGTCGAGGGCAAGAAGAAATCGGTCCGGGTTCTATCCTTGACCTCTCCTTCTACGCTCGCCGAGATCCAGAAGCTCGCTCAACTACCGCCGAGTGAGGTGCTGCTCCTGCCGCCGCCCGACAGCGCGGCGCCGGACGATCTTTTCCCAGAAGAAGTTCTTGGTAAAGGCTTTGTGAAGCTCGAAGAGGGCCTCACCGAAAAGGACCTGATCACACTCTGGGACAGGGCCAAGAGCAAGGTCTGGCAGCTCGACATCAGGGAGCACCAACTCAAGGCTTGGTTCGAGAAGAACTGCCATATAAGCGTCTACCTGGACGACTTCAACTGGCCGCTGCCGCCGGCGAAATTCAGCGCCGAAGCCCTGAACCGCTTCCTTAAGGCCGTCGACCGCGACGCCGCTTGCTAATCAACCATGGCCATGAAAGACATGAGCGGTGAAAAGGCCGCTAGCGGAGGCGTGTTCTCCGAGGCCGTGCCGGAGCTTCTGGAAAGTCACCTGAAGCATCTTTTGCAAGAAACCGGCCTCGACCTCGACATCATCCGGGAGCGGAAGTACCGGAGCATCGTGTGCAAAGCCGAGCTGGGAAGGTTCGGCTTTGCCTCGACGCAACAACGGGTGCCTGGCCTTTTAATTCCCTTATGGGGCGTCGATGGGCAGCCGGCCGGCTACCAGTTCCGGTCCGATAACCCTCGCACCAACACCCAGGGTAAGACGGTCAAGTACGAACTGCCGGCCGGTTCGGGAAACCGACTCGACTGCCCGCCGCGATGTCAGAAGTCCCTCGGCAACCCCAAGGTCCCCCTCTGGATCACCGAGGGCTCCAAGAAAGCCGACGCCCTGGCAACACACGGCGCTTGTGCTGTCTCGGTGACCGGAGTTTGGGGCTTCAAGGGCAAGAACGAATTCGGTGGCGTGACCTTCCTGGCCGACTGGGACCACATCGCAGTCAAAGACCGGAAGGTGTTTCTCGCCTTCGACTCGGACATCGTTATCAAAGAGCCGGTTAGGAAGGCGCTTTCGCACATCGCCGAACATCTTCGGCGCAAAGGGGCAAATCTCCAGATCGTCCAGCTACCGCAGCTAGACGGCCAGACGAAGACCGGCATCGATGATTATCTCTTGAAGCACTCCCTTTCTGACGCCGAGGCGCTGGTAGGCGAATTCCGGCTCGATGAAGAGGACAAGGAGCGGTATGTCGCCGGCTTTATCCTCCGCGACGGCACCATCGGCGAGATGGTCGTCGACGACGAAGACCGTTATTTCATGGTCGCTTCGAATGGCACGGTCAAGAAGTCTTATGTGTACGAAACGCCTAAGGCGACCTACCTGCCAACATCGGACCTCCTGGTCGGCCATGTAGTGCACTTCGCGCCGGGAGCATCGCCATACGATTCCCAAGCCAGGCTGTTCGCCGAGATCAGGCGCTTCATCCACTACTACCTCGAGCTGCCGGCGGACTTCGAAGAGATCGCCTCGCTCTACGTTCTCCTCTCCTGGGTCTATGAGTTCGCCCCCTCCATTCCCTACCTTCGGGTGATCGGCGACTGGGGAACCGGCAAGACACGCTTTCTCCAGGTGGTCGGCAGCATTTGTTTCCGGCCGATGTTCGCCTCCGGCGCCACCACGCCGTCGCCGATCTTCCGCATCCTCGAACAGTTCCGGGGGACGCTTGTCCTGGATGAGGCTGATTTCAAAGACTCGACCGCCTGGGCAGAGATGGTGAAGCTACTGAATAACGGCTACCGACCGGGCATGCCGGTGCTTCGGGCCGACAAGGAGAACGGTAAGTGGTTTCCCCGCGGCTACCAGGTGTTCGGGCCCAAGATTCTCTCTACAAGGTTTCCTTTTGGCGACGAAGCCCTGGAGAGCCGCTGCCTGACATCCGAGATGATGCCGCTCACCCGCGACGACATCCCCCGGGTGCTGCCGGCATATTTCGACAAAGAGGTCGGGACCCTGCGCTCAAAGCTCTTGACCTTTCGTCTTCAAAATCTTTGCCGTCTCAGGGGCAAGACCTTCGGCAACGAACTGCTCGAACCGAACCTGCAGCCGCGCCTCCAGGAGATACTAATTCCCATGAAGGCCATGCTTAACGGCGACCACACCATGGCGGAGGCCCTCGGCAGCTTCGTCCACCGGCTGCAGGAATCCCTTTATGCCCGGCGCCGGGAGAGCGACGCCGGACGGGTGCTTGCCGCCATGATCGAGCTTGTCGGAGAGGGCGGCGAGCTAACATCGAGGAGCATCGCCACGCGGGCTAACCGGCTCGACGAAGAGGCGTCCGAGCTGACGGCGGAGCGGGTGGGGCATCTGACCAAGAGGCTCGGGTTTGCCAAGGACCGGGTCGGCAAAGGCCGCCAGAGGCTGATCCGCTGGGAGCCTGAGCGGGCTCAAAGGATCGCCTCGATGTACGGCATGAAACAGGATATCCCCGTATCCCCTGAAAAACCGTCCGCTCCGTCCGAACCGTCCGCTTTAGATACAAATTCGGCGGACGGTTTTGAAGACGGTTTAGTAAACCGTCCGCCGGCTGAAGCTAAATCCCCTGATTTGGCGGACGGTTTGGCTGAACGCCCTACAAACCGTCCGCCAAGCTCCAAAGCTAAGCCCAATCGTGAGGCGGACAGTGCGGACGGTTCGGACGGTTTGGGCGGGGATAAGAGGGATTAATTTCGATACTGATGATAATCAAGAAGAGTCTTCGGTGAGGGTGAAATGAAGAAAAGGCGATCGCTTTACGACTGCAACCATGCCCGGGTGCTGGGGGCTCGCATTTATTGCCGCAGAGGCTACCCGCTGTCCTTCAAGGCGGGAACCGGCAGCCTGGATTTAAAACGCCTCGCCCGCGGCGAACCCCTGGTGCTCGACATCTGCCAGGCCTGCCCTGACTGCGACAATCTGACCCCAACCATTCCCCAGGAGGACCGTGGCTGGCTGAAACCGAAAGGAGGCAAGAAGTGATCGATTTTCTGGGAAGGCTTTATGAAAGCCTGTGGCGCCGGGTCGGCGGCAGGCCGTGGACTGAGATCATCCGCGACGACCAGAAGAAATCGCCGCTCGTCTTCATGCTCATCTTCCTCGGGCTGGGATTACTTCTCGCCAGAGTCGGCGGCAAATACTGGTGGCAGATCCTCTTCGGCTTCTTCCTGGGCATCTTATGCGGACATTTCTGGTGGTAATCATGGAAGAGCGTTTCAACCGGATCAAACGGATGCAGCGGGAACTGGCATACGAGCTTCAGTCCTTCATGGCTGACCTCTTTACCAATGCTGCGGACCCGGCCGTCATCATCGGTTTCGCCCAGAGGCTCGGCATGGACATTTCGGCGGCTGAAAGAGTTATGGCGTCCCCTCAGCCGGCTTTTGACCCCTACCGCATCCTCGGTTGCGACCGGTCCATGCCGCAAGAACAGGTGCGGCGGCGTTACCTGGACCTCCTCCGAAAGGTCCATCCCGACACCGCCGGCATCAAGGGTACCGAGTACCTGACCCAGCTTGTCACCGAGGCTTTCAAGAAAGTTTCCAAAGAAAGGGGGTGGTAGCGATGAAGGACGACAACGCCCTGGAGCTTCTTTCGGAGATCGCACGGTTTGAAGAATCGGTCGACATGGACAAGGACTACCGCATCGGCTGGGGCTGGCGGCAGGTCCGCATCTGGCCGGCGACGCTCTCCCGGCTTTTCAAGGACGGTTACCTCGAAAACGTCTTCCGCTCCAACTCCCATACCGGCTACCGGTTGAGCGAAGTGGGCAAAAGCCTTCTTTCAGCCGAAAACGCGCCGCCCCAGGCGCACCAGGAGC
Proteins encoded in this region:
- a CDS encoding DUF3854 domain-containing protein — translated: MSGEKAASGGVFSEAVPELLESHLKHLLQETGLDLDIIRERKYRSIVCKAELGRFGFASTQQRVPGLLIPLWGVDGQPAGYQFRSDNPRTNTQGKTVKYELPAGSGNRLDCPPRCQKSLGNPKVPLWITEGSKKADALATHGACAVSVTGVWGFKGKNEFGGVTFLADWDHIAVKDRKVFLAFDSDIVIKEPVRKALSHIAEHLRRKGANLQIVQLPQLDGQTKTGIDDYLLKHSLSDAEALVGEFRLDEEDKERYVAGFILRDGTIGEMVVDDEDRYFMVASNGTVKKSYVYETPKATYLPTSDLLVGHVVHFAPGASPYDSQARLFAEIRRFIHYYLELPADFEEIASLYVLLSWVYEFAPSIPYLRVIGDWGTGKTRFLQVVGSICFRPMFASGATTPSPIFRILEQFRGTLVLDEADFKDSTAWAEMVKLLNNGYRPGMPVLRADKENGKWFPRGYQVFGPKILSTRFPFGDEALESRCLTSEMMPLTRDDIPRVLPAYFDKEVGTLRSKLLTFRLQNLCRLRGKTFGNELLEPNLQPRLQEILIPMKAMLNGDHTMAEALGSFVHRLQESLYARRRESDAGRVLAAMIELVGEGGELTSRSIATRANRLDEEASELTAERVGHLTKRLGFAKDRVGKGRQRLIRWEPERAQRIASMYGMKQDIPVSPEKPSAPSEPSALDTNSADGFEDGLVNRPPAEAKSPDLADGLAERPTNRPPSSKAKPNREADSADGSDGLGGDKRD
- a CDS encoding J domain-containing protein, with product MRTFLVVIMEERFNRIKRMQRELAYELQSFMADLFTNAADPAVIIGFAQRLGMDISAAERVMASPQPAFDPYRILGCDRSMPQEQVRRRYLDLLRKVHPDTAGIKGTEYLTQLVTEAFKKVSKERGW